In the genome of Acidimicrobiia bacterium, one region contains:
- the udk gene encoding uridine kinase has protein sequence MPPSPPSWPTAGPLTIGIAGGSGSGKTTIARSIVDAIGVERVTLIQHDSYYRRQSHLSLEERARVNYDHPDSLETDLLVSHLEQMIEGKAVEIPVYDFTVHDRSEETVPVQSRPVIIVEGILVLFEPALRRLMDLKVYVDTDADLRIARRWTRDMDERGRTFESVREQYLSTVRPMHLQFVEPTKRYADIVIPEGYNLGAVGTVISMIREVLRGS, from the coding sequence ATGCCGCCGTCGCCTCCTTCATGGCCCACCGCAGGGCCGTTGACCATCGGGATCGCCGGAGGCTCCGGTTCCGGAAAGACGACCATCGCCCGGTCGATCGTGGACGCCATCGGGGTGGAGCGGGTGACGCTTATCCAGCACGACTCCTACTACCGGCGTCAGTCCCACCTGTCGCTCGAGGAGAGGGCCCGGGTCAACTACGACCATCCCGACTCCCTGGAGACGGACCTCCTGGTGAGCCACCTGGAGCAGATGATCGAGGGCAAGGCGGTGGAGATCCCGGTGTACGACTTCACGGTGCACGATCGTTCCGAGGAGACCGTGCCCGTCCAGTCTCGGCCCGTGATCATCGTGGAGGGGATCCTGGTGCTCTTCGAACCGGCCCTGCGCAGGCTCATGGACCTCAAGGTGTACGTCGACACCGATGCCGACCTCAGGATCGCCCGGCGATGGACGCGCGACATGGACGAGCGGGGCCGGACCTTCGAGTCGGTCCGGGAGCAGTACCTGTCGACGGTGAGGCCGATGCACCTGCAGTTCGTCGAGCCCACCAAGCGATACGCCGACATCGTGATCCCGGAGGGGTACAACCTCGGCGCCGTAGGCACCGTGATCTCGATGATCAGGGAGGTGCTGCGCGGCTCGTGA
- a CDS encoding bifunctional 5,10-methylenetetrahydrofolate dehydrogenase/5,10-methenyltetrahydrofolate cyclohydrolase — MKDPTAGRLLSGLEAAALWRAETAGRVGALADLGIRVGLATLLVGDDPASMAYVRRKHQAAEAAGMRSIDRRLPAQASPGQVEAAIDDLNSDPVVHGYLVQLPLPPQVDPARILERIDPAKDADGLHPQNLGRLMLGLPGPRPATPTGILRLLDHHGVATSGRSAVVVGRSSLVGRPLAVMLSSPGRDATVTVAHTRTPDLASVTRDAEIVVAAAGSPGLIGRDHVAPGAFVVDVGTTRVGDALAGDVRFEEVMSVAGGVSPVPGGVGPMTIAALLANVVGLVEGW; from the coding sequence ATGAAGGATCCCACCGCCGGACGCCTGCTCTCCGGCCTCGAGGCGGCCGCCTTGTGGCGGGCCGAGACCGCAGGAAGGGTCGGCGCCCTGGCCGATCTTGGGATTCGTGTCGGCCTGGCCACGCTCCTGGTCGGCGACGATCCCGCCTCGATGGCGTATGTGCGGCGCAAGCACCAGGCGGCCGAAGCGGCGGGAATGCGTTCCATCGATCGACGCCTCCCAGCCCAGGCCTCACCGGGCCAGGTCGAGGCGGCCATCGACGACCTGAACTCGGATCCGGTCGTCCACGGCTACCTGGTGCAGCTCCCCCTCCCGCCACAGGTCGATCCCGCTCGCATCCTGGAGCGGATCGATCCCGCCAAGGACGCCGACGGCCTCCATCCCCAGAACCTGGGCCGGCTGATGCTCGGGCTTCCCGGGCCGCGCCCGGCGACCCCCACCGGGATCTTGAGGCTGCTCGATCATCACGGTGTGGCCACCTCGGGCCGCTCTGCGGTGGTCGTGGGACGCTCATCGCTGGTGGGCAGGCCGCTCGCCGTCATGCTCTCATCCCCGGGCCGGGACGCCACGGTGACCGTGGCCCACACCCGGACCCCCGACCTGGCATCGGTGACCCGGGATGCCGAGATCGTGGTGGCCGCCGCCGGGAGCCCCGGCCTGATCGGGCGGGACCATGTGGCGCCCGGCGCCTTCGTGGTCGATGTGGGCACCACCCGTGTGGGCGACGCCCTCGCCGGGGACGTGCGGTTCGAGGAGGTGATGAGCGTCGCCGGGGGGGTCAGTCCCGTCCCGGGAGGTGTCGGTCCGATGACGATCGCAGCGCTTCTCGCCAACGTTGTCGGACTCGTCGAGGGATGGTGA
- the icd gene encoding NADP-dependent isocitrate dehydrogenase, translating into MPANITMGPAGLDVPDDPILPFIEGDGTGPDIWAAAVRVFDAAVESAYGGSRRIHWTEVLAGQKAFDATGEWLPTETIAAFERHLVGIKGPLTTPVGGGIRSINVSIRQIMDLYACVRPVKWYRGVPSPVKHPEKVDMVIFRENTEDVYAGLEVAAGSPEATRLRQFLEDEMGWKIRPDSGLGLKPVSETGSKRLVRAAIRHALTQKRRSVTLVHKGNIMKFTEGAFRTWGYEVAEEEFGNTTVSWEASGGDPGDRLLIKDSIADAFLQQILTRSDEYDVIATLNLNGDYVSDALAAQVGGIGIAPGGNINYDSGHAVFEATHGTAPRYAGQDKVNPGSLILSGVMMLRHMGWAEAATGIETAMEAAISDGIVTYDLARLMEGATEVPTSGFADAVIARL; encoded by the coding sequence ATGCCCGCCAACATCACCATGGGGCCTGCCGGCCTGGACGTTCCCGACGACCCCATCCTGCCCTTCATCGAGGGTGACGGCACCGGCCCCGACATCTGGGCGGCGGCGGTGCGCGTCTTCGACGCCGCCGTCGAGTCCGCCTACGGCGGCTCCCGGCGAATCCATTGGACCGAGGTGCTCGCCGGTCAGAAGGCGTTCGACGCCACCGGGGAGTGGCTTCCCACCGAGACCATCGCCGCCTTCGAGCGGCATCTGGTGGGGATCAAGGGGCCGCTGACCACGCCGGTCGGCGGAGGGATTCGGAGCATCAACGTCTCCATCCGACAGATCATGGATCTCTATGCCTGCGTGCGGCCGGTCAAGTGGTATCGGGGGGTTCCGTCTCCGGTGAAGCACCCCGAGAAGGTGGACATGGTCATCTTCCGCGAGAACACCGAGGACGTGTACGCCGGCCTGGAGGTGGCTGCGGGGTCCCCGGAGGCGACCCGGCTGCGCCAGTTCCTCGAAGACGAGATGGGCTGGAAGATCAGACCCGACAGCGGCCTCGGGCTCAAGCCGGTCTCCGAGACCGGCTCCAAGCGGCTGGTGCGCGCCGCCATCCGTCACGCTCTCACCCAGAAGCGGCGGTCGGTGACGCTCGTCCACAAGGGCAACATCATGAAGTTCACCGAGGGCGCCTTTCGCACCTGGGGCTACGAGGTGGCCGAGGAGGAGTTCGGCAACACGACGGTTTCGTGGGAGGCCAGTGGCGGCGACCCGGGTGACCGGCTGCTGATCAAGGACTCGATCGCCGACGCCTTCTTGCAGCAGATCCTCACCCGATCCGACGAGTACGACGTGATCGCGACGCTCAACCTGAACGGCGACTACGTGAGCGATGCCCTGGCCGCACAGGTGGGAGGGATCGGGATCGCCCCGGGCGGCAACATCAACTACGACAGCGGGCACGCGGTCTTCGAGGCGACCCACGGGACGGCGCCCAGGTACGCCGGACAGGACAAGGTCAATCCGGGTTCCCTGATCCTCTCCGGGGTGATGATGCTGCGCCACATGGGCTGGGCCGAGGCGGCGACCGGCATCGAGACCGCCATGGAGGCAGCCATCTCCGATGGAATCGTCACCTACGACCTGGCCCGTCTGATGGAGGGGGCCACCGAGGTTCCGACCAGTGGGTTCGCCGACGCGGTGATCGCCCGCCTCTGA
- the mdh gene encoding malate dehydrogenase translates to MVSRVTVVGAGKYGSTTVQRLAEAGVCDEIVMTDIVEGLPQGLALDMNQARPLERYRTRVVGTNDYADTAGSDVVVITAGLPRKPGMSRMDLLEVNAGIVGDVTRAIAAGSPDAVLIVVTNPLDQMTTLAAEVSGFPRSRVMGQAGNLDTARFIHFIAEATGADVLEVEALTLGSHGETMVPVPSQCFVAGKPLTEVLEAAAIEALVERTRDGGAEIVALLKTGSAYYAPSSAAAKMVKAVLGDTGEQMPVCAWTEGQYGISGVYLGVPARLGAEGVMEIVELPLEPDELAALRAAAGAVAAKVAELDQIGKG, encoded by the coding sequence ATCGTGAGCCGAGTTACCGTGGTCGGTGCGGGAAAGTACGGGTCCACCACAGTGCAGCGCCTCGCCGAGGCCGGTGTCTGCGATGAGATCGTGATGACCGACATCGTCGAAGGTCTGCCCCAGGGTCTGGCACTCGACATGAACCAGGCCCGGCCACTCGAGCGTTACCGCACACGCGTGGTGGGCACCAACGACTACGCCGACACCGCCGGCAGCGACGTCGTGGTGATCACGGCGGGCCTTCCCCGAAAGCCGGGCATGAGCAGGATGGACCTGCTCGAGGTGAACGCAGGGATCGTCGGGGACGTGACCCGGGCCATCGCCGCCGGTTCTCCAGATGCGGTTCTCATCGTGGTCACCAACCCGCTGGACCAGATGACCACCCTCGCCGCCGAGGTCTCCGGATTCCCCAGGAGCCGCGTGATGGGGCAGGCGGGGAACCTGGACACGGCACGCTTCATCCACTTCATCGCCGAAGCGACCGGTGCCGACGTCCTCGAAGTCGAGGCGCTCACGCTCGGCAGCCATGGCGAGACCATGGTGCCGGTGCCATCGCAGTGCTTCGTCGCCGGGAAACCGCTCACCGAAGTGCTCGAAGCAGCAGCCATCGAAGCGCTGGTGGAGCGCACCAGGGATGGTGGCGCCGAGATCGTCGCCCTGCTCAAGACCGGTTCCGCCTACTACGCACCGTCTTCGGCCGCCGCCAAGATGGTCAAGGCGGTCCTCGGGGACACCGGCGAGCAGATGCCGGTGTGCGCCTGGACCGAGGGCCAGTACGGGATCTCTGGTGTGTACCTGGGGGTTCCTGCCCGGCTCGGTGCCGAGGGCGTCATGGAGATCGTCGAGCTCCCGCTCGAGCCCGACGAGCTCGCCGCCCTGCGAGCTGCGGCCGGAGCCGTTGCGGCGAAGGTCGCCGAGCTGGACCAGATAGGGAAGGGCTGA
- a CDS encoding HU family DNA-binding protein has product MNKRELGDAVAASLGGSKAAGGTAVDAVFDAITAALARGEKVSISGFGNFEVRTRSARVGRNPRTGEAVQIAASKAAAFKAAKALKDAVN; this is encoded by the coding sequence ATGAACAAGCGTGAGCTTGGAGATGCGGTAGCGGCATCGCTCGGTGGCAGCAAGGCCGCCGGAGGCACCGCGGTTGACGCCGTCTTCGACGCCATCACCGCCGCACTGGCGCGAGGCGAGAAGGTGTCGATCTCCGGATTCGGCAACTTCGAGGTTCGCACCCGTTCGGCGCGTGTGGGGCGCAATCCCCGCACCGGTGAAGCGGTGCAGATCGCTGCCAGCAAGGCTGCGGCCTTCAAGGCGGCGAAGGCACTCAAGGACGCCGTCAACTGA
- a CDS encoding SCP2 sterol-binding domain-containing protein gives MSKFLSQEWLDELTATVNAHEGFTGAVANVNLTLQFVVTDAPEGAESTYYMRVADGTAQARAGEADDADATITNDYATASAISRGELNTQMAFMTGKLKVSGNMAKLMMNQGMLTQFAAATKDMPVEY, from the coding sequence GTGTCCAAGTTCCTCTCCCAGGAGTGGCTGGATGAGCTCACCGCAACCGTGAACGCCCACGAGGGATTCACCGGGGCGGTCGCCAACGTGAACCTGACCCTCCAGTTCGTCGTGACCGACGCCCCTGAGGGCGCCGAGAGCACCTACTACATGAGGGTCGCCGACGGAACGGCGCAAGCCCGGGCGGGTGAGGCCGATGACGCCGACGCCACCATCACCAACGACTATGCCACCGCCAGCGCCATCAGCCGGGGAGAGCTGAACACGCAGATGGCCTTCATGACCGGCAAGCTGAAGGTGAGCGGAAACATGGCCAAGCTGATGATGAACCAGGGGATGCTCACCCAGTTCGCAGCAGCCACCAAGGACATGCCGGTGGAGTACTGA
- a CDS encoding dihydrodipicolinate synthase family protein gives MRTPPRVMPALITPFDDASHIDRGAHHHNVATMWDRGVEGVLIGGSTGEGPYLEPGERYTLAITARHAAPDSFVMVGVTAESLRMARAAIEEAVRAEADAVLVSTPTTLVRHRPDLIEGFFEDVATASPVPIFLYSVPRVTALELASESVERLAGLPAIVGMKDSGGDPDRLGRLAAACEPGFLFFAGASAAVAASVEQGAHGAITASTNYATALVERAVAGDGTPLTTVATAVERFGIPAVKHAAMRTGLIPGLPRRPLRPPTPEQVAAIDQALTEAALA, from the coding sequence ATGCGTACCCCACCCAGAGTCATGCCGGCACTGATCACACCCTTCGACGACGCCAGCCACATCGACCGCGGCGCACACCATCACAACGTGGCAACCATGTGGGATCGAGGCGTCGAGGGCGTCCTCATCGGCGGATCCACCGGCGAAGGTCCCTACCTGGAGCCGGGTGAGCGCTACACCCTGGCGATCACCGCACGGCACGCCGCCCCCGACTCGTTCGTCATGGTCGGTGTCACCGCCGAGTCGCTGCGTATGGCCCGAGCAGCCATCGAAGAGGCGGTACGCGCCGAGGCGGACGCGGTGCTGGTGTCGACGCCCACGACCCTGGTCCGCCACCGCCCGGATCTGATCGAGGGTTTCTTCGAAGACGTCGCGACCGCCTCGCCGGTCCCGATCTTCCTCTATTCGGTGCCGCGGGTCACTGCTCTCGAGCTGGCCTCCGAGTCGGTGGAACGACTGGCAGGCCTGCCCGCCATCGTCGGCATGAAGGACTCGGGAGGGGATCCCGACCGGCTGGGCCGGCTCGCCGCCGCCTGCGAACCCGGGTTCCTCTTCTTTGCCGGAGCCTCGGCGGCGGTCGCCGCCTCCGTGGAGCAAGGCGCCCACGGGGCGATCACCGCCAGCACCAACTACGCCACGGCCTTGGTGGAGCGAGCGGTCGCAGGCGATGGAACGCCGCTCACGACGGTTGCCACCGCCGTGGAACGGTTCGGCATCCCTGCGGTGAAACACGCCGCCATGCGCACCGGGCTGATACCGGGGCTCCCCCGTCGTCCGCTGCGTCCCCCGACGCCGGAGCAGGTCGCCGCCATCGATCAGGCACTCACCGAGGCGGCACTGGCCTGA
- a CDS encoding succinate dehydrogenase cytochrome b subunit gives MRENVSVSTDTETESRPGRRLPWPLSFYRSAVGKKWVMAVTGLVLIGYVVAHLIGNLKVYLGAEEIDAYAEALRDLGGDLFPRTSLLWLMRTGLLVAFLLHVHAAYSLTYTNWKARSGRYRERDYQVATYASRTMRLTGTIVLLFVGFHLADLTWGVAPAASDQFVRGEVYANLIASFERLPVAAVYVMANLALGFHLFHGVWSLFQSLGWSHPSFNRWRRWAAYAVTGLIVAGNLSFPLAVQLGVLKP, from the coding sequence ATGCGCGAGAATGTCTCCGTGTCCACCGACACCGAAACCGAGAGCCGCCCCGGGCGCCGCCTGCCCTGGCCGCTCTCCTTCTATCGGTCGGCCGTCGGCAAGAAGTGGGTCATGGCGGTCACCGGGCTGGTTCTCATCGGCTACGTGGTGGCGCACCTGATCGGCAACCTGAAGGTGTACCTCGGTGCAGAGGAGATCGACGCCTACGCCGAGGCCCTGCGCGACCTGGGCGGTGACCTCTTCCCGCGCACCAGCCTTTTGTGGCTGATGCGAACAGGGCTGCTGGTGGCGTTCCTGCTCCATGTGCACGCCGCCTACTCGCTCACCTACACCAACTGGAAGGCTCGCTCCGGGCGTTACCGGGAGCGTGACTACCAAGTTGCCACCTACGCCTCGCGCACCATGCGGCTCACCGGGACGATCGTCCTGCTCTTCGTCGGATTCCACCTTGCCGATCTCACCTGGGGGGTGGCCCCGGCGGCCAGCGACCAGTTCGTGCGCGGAGAGGTGTACGCCAATCTGATCGCCTCCTTCGAGCGCCTGCCGGTGGCGGCCGTCTACGTGATGGCCAACCTCGCCCTCGGGTTTCACCTGTTCCATGGTGTGTGGTCCCTCTTTCAGAGCCTGGGGTGGAGCCATCCCAGCTTCAACCGCTGGCGGCGCTGGGCCGCCTACGCCGTCACCGGGCTGATCGTGGCCGGCAACCTGTCGTTTCCCCTCGCCGTGCAACTGGGGGTGCTCAAGCCGTGA
- a CDS encoding fumarate reductase/succinate dehydrogenase flavoprotein subunit, with protein sequence MTVELDARIPEGPLAEKWDAHRFEIPLVAPPNRRRFEVIVVGTGLAGAAAAATLGELGYRVKVFTYHDSNRRAHSIAAQGGINAAKNYRNDGDSVQRLFYDTIKGGDYRAREANVHRLAQISTEIIDQATAQGVPFAREYGGLLANRSFGGVQVSRTFYARGQTGQQLLLGAYQALARQIEAGTVRSYTRCEMLDVVMVEGEAAGIVVRDLVSGEVTAHSAHAVVLATGGYSNVYFLSTNAKACNVTAIWRAHRKGALFANPCFTQIHPTCIPASDEFQSKLTLMSESLRNDGRIWVPAGDGDGRPAADIPEHQRDYFLERRYPAFGNLVPRDVASRAAKREVDGGKGVGPLRNGVYLDFAGAVGRLGREAIEERYGNLFEMYERITGEDPYSTPMRIYPAPHYTMGGLWVDYDLMTSVPGLYALGEANFSDHGANRLGASALMQGLADGYFILPNTIAGHLAPRLGTAAPSTDHPAFAEAIAGARDRIGRLMAVKGKRTVDWFHRELGKIVWDHCGMERSADGLRRALTDLPALEEEFWSDVTVLGGDDGLNQTLEKAGRVADFFELAALMCRDALHREESCGGHFRVEHQTAEGEALRDDENFAHVAAWGFAGPDEEPTLVKEPLEFEDVEVKTRSYK encoded by the coding sequence GTGACCGTCGAACTCGACGCCCGAATCCCGGAAGGTCCGTTGGCCGAGAAGTGGGACGCCCACCGTTTCGAGATCCCGCTGGTGGCGCCACCCAACCGTCGGCGCTTCGAGGTGATCGTTGTGGGGACCGGTCTCGCAGGCGCCGCCGCCGCCGCCACCCTCGGGGAGCTCGGCTACCGGGTGAAGGTGTTCACCTATCACGACTCCAATCGAAGGGCACACAGCATTGCCGCCCAGGGGGGCATCAACGCCGCCAAGAACTACCGCAACGACGGCGACAGCGTGCAGAGGCTGTTCTACGACACCATCAAGGGGGGGGACTATCGGGCCCGTGAGGCCAACGTCCACCGCCTCGCCCAGATCAGCACCGAGATCATCGATCAGGCCACCGCTCAGGGTGTGCCGTTCGCCCGCGAGTACGGAGGGCTGCTCGCCAACCGGTCGTTCGGCGGAGTCCAGGTGTCCCGCACCTTCTACGCCCGCGGTCAGACCGGTCAACAGCTGCTCCTCGGCGCCTATCAGGCGCTCGCTCGCCAGATCGAAGCGGGCACGGTTCGCTCCTACACCCGCTGCGAGATGCTCGACGTCGTCATGGTCGAGGGCGAAGCGGCCGGGATCGTCGTACGAGACCTGGTGAGCGGTGAGGTGACTGCCCATTCGGCACACGCCGTGGTGCTGGCGACCGGCGGGTACAGCAACGTCTACTTCCTCTCGACCAATGCCAAGGCATGCAACGTGACCGCCATCTGGCGTGCCCACCGCAAGGGGGCGCTGTTCGCCAATCCGTGCTTCACCCAGATCCACCCCACGTGCATCCCGGCGAGCGACGAGTTCCAGTCGAAACTCACCCTCATGTCCGAGTCGCTGCGCAACGACGGGCGCATCTGGGTGCCTGCCGGGGATGGAGACGGGCGCCCCGCCGCCGACATCCCCGAGCACCAGCGCGACTACTTCCTCGAGCGCCGGTATCCGGCGTTCGGCAACCTGGTGCCCCGCGACGTCGCCTCGCGCGCCGCCAAGCGGGAGGTCGACGGCGGCAAGGGCGTCGGGCCGCTGCGCAACGGGGTGTACCTCGACTTCGCCGGAGCCGTCGGTCGCCTGGGGCGGGAGGCCATCGAGGAGCGGTACGGCAACCTGTTCGAGATGTACGAGCGCATAACCGGCGAGGACCCGTACTCGACTCCGATGAGGATCTACCCGGCCCCTCACTACACGATGGGCGGCCTGTGGGTCGATTACGACCTCATGACATCGGTGCCCGGCCTGTACGCCCTGGGCGAGGCGAATTTCTCGGATCACGGAGCCAACCGGCTCGGTGCCAGCGCACTGATGCAGGGCCTCGCCGATGGCTACTTCATCCTGCCGAACACGATCGCCGGTCATCTCGCCCCGCGCCTCGGGACGGCGGCACCGTCCACGGATCATCCCGCGTTCGCCGAGGCGATCGCCGGCGCCAGAGACCGCATCGGCCGCCTGATGGCGGTCAAGGGGAAGCGCACCGTCGACTGGTTCCACCGCGAGTTGGGAAAGATCGTGTGGGATCACTGCGGCATGGAGCGCAGCGCCGACGGCCTGCGTCGGGCTCTCACCGACCTCCCTGCGCTCGAGGAGGAGTTCTGGTCCGACGTCACGGTCCTCGGCGGCGACGACGGGCTCAACCAGACCCTGGAGAAGGCAGGGCGCGTCGCCGACTTCTTCGAGCTTGCGGCGCTCATGTGCCGCGATGCCCTGCATCGCGAGGAGTCGTGCGGTGGCCACTTCCGGGTGGAGCATCAGACGGCCGAGGGGGAGGCTCTCCGCGACGACGAGAACTTCGCCCATGTGGCCGCCTGGGGGTTTGCCGGCCCGGACGAGGAGCCCACGCTGGTGAAGGAGCCCCTGGAGTTTGAGGACGTCGAGGTGAAGACGAGGAGCTACAAGTAA
- a CDS encoding succinate dehydrogenase/fumarate reductase iron-sulfur subunit, giving the protein MDLTLRVWRQEGPDRPGGFEEYRARDISADASFLEMLDVVNDRLTVEGREPIAFEHDCREGICGSCGVMIDGRPHGPQGGTATCQLHMRHFTDGDVIVVEPWRAGGFPVLKDLVVDRSALDRIIEAGGFISVDTGSAPEANLTPVPKAVADRAMDAAACIGCGACVAACPNNAAQLFTAAKVAHLNLLPQGQPERFMRVRSMVETMERFFGSCTNHGECEAACPKSISIDFIALLNRDFVRSQWRAPTTTGR; this is encoded by the coding sequence ATGGACCTCACGCTTCGGGTATGGCGGCAGGAGGGCCCGGACCGGCCTGGTGGGTTCGAGGAGTATCGGGCACGCGACATCTCAGCCGACGCCTCCTTCCTCGAGATGCTCGACGTGGTCAACGACCGCCTCACCGTCGAGGGCCGCGAGCCGATCGCCTTCGAGCACGACTGCCGGGAAGGCATCTGCGGATCGTGCGGCGTGATGATCGATGGGCGGCCGCATGGTCCGCAGGGTGGGACCGCCACCTGCCAGCTCCACATGCGGCACTTCACCGACGGGGACGTGATCGTGGTCGAGCCCTGGCGGGCTGGTGGCTTTCCGGTGCTCAAGGATCTGGTCGTGGACAGGTCGGCACTCGACCGCATCATCGAGGCCGGTGGCTTCATATCGGTCGACACCGGCAGCGCTCCGGAGGCCAACCTGACGCCGGTCCCGAAAGCGGTCGCCGACCGCGCCATGGATGCCGCCGCCTGTATCGGTTGCGGTGCCTGCGTCGCCGCCTGTCCCAACAACGCGGCCCAACTCTTCACCGCCGCAAAGGTCGCCCATCTCAACCTGCTGCCCCAGGGTCAGCCGGAGCGCTTCATGAGGGTGCGGTCGATGGTGGAGACCATGGAGCGCTTCTTCGGGTCCTGCACCAACCACGGGGAGTGCGAGGCTGCCTGTCCCAAGTCGATCTCGATCGACTTCATCGCCCTGCTCAACAGGGACTTCGTTCGGTCGCAGTGGCGCGCCCCCACGACCACGGGTCGCTGA
- a CDS encoding WhiB family transcriptional regulator, whose product MLDDLREVIEVGDLSWQAGANCTGANADLFFPERGASTRVAKSICRECSVKEACLEFAITTGEKFGIWGGMSERERRRVRRERHIAARRAS is encoded by the coding sequence ATGCTCGACGATCTCAGAGAAGTGATCGAGGTCGGGGATCTGTCGTGGCAGGCCGGTGCCAACTGCACCGGCGCCAACGCCGACCTGTTCTTCCCGGAACGAGGGGCGTCGACCCGGGTGGCGAAGTCGATCTGCCGGGAGTGCTCGGTCAAGGAGGCGTGCCTCGAGTTCGCCATCACGACCGGCGAGAAGTTCGGGATCTGGGGCGGCATGTCGGAGCGCGAGCGCCGGCGGGTGCGGCGCGAACGCCACATCGCCGCCCGCAGGGCCAGCTGA
- a CDS encoding sigma-70 family RNA polymerase sigma factor: MPEHPAPSWEEVARVHGRKIYNFAYRLSGNADDAQDIAQEVLLRVRRGLERYTPGSFDGWLWRITRNVFLDEVRRHRRRPTVPLPDDERPFGEAAAPPDEVLESTTLSDEVQAALLDLPFEFREAVVLCDVVGLAYHEIAEVVGVPVGTVRSRIHRGRKMLKGQLS, translated from the coding sequence ATGCCTGAGCATCCAGCCCCGTCATGGGAAGAGGTGGCCCGGGTCCATGGGCGCAAGATCTACAACTTCGCCTACCGACTCTCGGGGAATGCCGACGACGCCCAGGACATCGCCCAGGAGGTGCTCCTCCGAGTGCGGCGTGGGCTGGAGCGTTACACGCCCGGGTCTTTCGACGGCTGGCTGTGGCGGATCACCCGCAACGTCTTCCTCGACGAGGTGCGCCGCCACCGGCGTCGTCCCACGGTGCCCCTTCCCGACGACGAGCGTCCCTTCGGAGAGGCCGCCGCTCCGCCCGACGAGGTACTGGAGTCGACCACGCTCTCGGACGAGGTCCAGGCTGCCCTCCTCGACCTCCCATTCGAGTTTCGTGAAGCGGTCGTGCTCTGCGACGTGGTCGGTCTGGCGTACCACGAGATCGCCGAAGTGGTCGGGGTACCGGTGGGCACCGTCCGCAGCCGGATCCACAGGGGGCGCAAGATGCTGAAGGGGCAACTGTCGTGA
- a CDS encoding zf-HC2 domain-containing protein translates to MSHLAEVISALLDGELEAPEAAAAEQHLADCAACRIEYEEVRAGREAVRSLPEREPAAPLIPGSTVGRRPRWAWASAAAVGLVLGSGLLIGPGEPGVAFDTAALAGQHTAALTPSGAADPDAPSTVTGGSSLDPGARGRLPEAVAGYARRDARLTPGGVSHGVYTDGAATFSVFEADRGATPEPFPAADRWSFDGHEYLAVGSAAEVLIHWNAPDSSFLVVGPLTRDQARLVLADLPRPGDRSLLVRIWRRLFG, encoded by the coding sequence GTGAGCCACCTCGCCGAGGTCATCTCCGCTCTTCTCGACGGGGAGCTGGAAGCGCCCGAGGCCGCCGCCGCCGAGCAGCACCTGGCCGATTGCGCTGCCTGCCGTATCGAGTACGAGGAGGTGCGAGCCGGGCGTGAGGCGGTTCGCTCTCTCCCCGAGAGGGAACCGGCGGCTCCGTTGATCCCCGGGTCCACCGTGGGGAGGCGGCCCCGCTGGGCCTGGGCGTCGGCGGCTGCGGTCGGCCTGGTTCTGGGCTCGGGGCTGCTCATCGGTCCCGGGGAGCCGGGTGTGGCCTTCGACACCGCTGCGCTCGCCGGGCAGCACACGGCCGCCTTGACGCCGTCGGGCGCTGCAGATCCCGACGCCCCCTCCACGGTGACCGGCGGGTCCTCCCTCGACCCCGGCGCCAGGGGTCGGCTGCCCGAAGCCGTGGCCGGGTACGCTCGGAGAGACGCTCGCCTCACCCCCGGAGGCGTCTCGCACGGGGTCTACACCGACGGTGCCGCCACCTTCTCGGTGTTCGAGGCCGATCGAGGTGCCACTCCCGAACCGTTTCCAGCCGCCGACCGTTGGAGTTTCGATGGGCACGAGTACCTGGCGGTGGGATCGGCGGCAGAGGTACTGATCCATTGGAACGCTCCGGACAGCAGCTTCCTGGTGGTGGGCCCCCTAACCCGTGACCAGGCGCGTCTCGTGCTGGCCGACCTTCCCCGCCCTGGTGATCGCAGCCTGCTGGTGCGGATCTGGCGGCGCCTGTTTGGCTGA